The DNA segment CGACGCCAGCGGTACAGCGTGAATTCCTCCCGGGTCACTCCTGGGCGATCATGCGCGACGACTGGCTGCCCTCGCCGAACGATCGCAACCCATCCGAGCGGCCCCCGTCGGACGATCGCAACCCATTCGAGCTGCCTCTGCCCGAGCAATACAGACGGCTGTTGGCCTCCGGCCTGCTCACGTTTGTGACCGCCCCTTCCGCCGGCGCCATCGCTGACTTCCTGCCGGCCGGTGGCCTCACCGGCACCTGCAACGGCGAGCAGATGACGGTGCCCACCCCGCTACCCGCGCCGCCGCAGGAGCGGGAGCGCACGGGCGGACGCCCGCGCGGCAGCAAAACGGTTCACGTCTCCAAGACCCTGGCCGGCGTGCTGGAAATGCCGAGTGATGGCGCCCTGGCGTTCGGACTGCAGGCGATCGGCGCGCCCCTCGCAGCGTGGAAGCCGGAGCTGCTGGGCCGGCCGGAGTATCGCTCAGAGCGCGGCCACATCAACGGCTCGGTGATCTATCTCCGTCCCGGCGAGGAGCGCATGAGCACGCCCGCCGTCCCGCAAGCCATCTGGGAGGCAGCCTGCGCAGAGCTGTGGGAGGGCGTGGCGACGCTCGGCCCTGCCGATATGCAACTGCTGATGTACCTGTCCAACGAGTGGATGGCGTTGCCACAGGCCACCGATGGTATTCGACTGACCGCCACGGCGTACGCGGGAGCGCGAGGCCTCAAACGAGAGTGGGCAGCAGCTCGCGGGCAGCGCAACCGCGACGGATTCAACGCCGCGGTGCATAACCTCGCTTCGCTGGACCTACACGCCACGGTTGCTGTGCGCGTGAAGGGGAAACACCGTGAAACACAAGTCATCCGGGGGCGGCTGGTGCTGGCCGAGGCGATCGGCGGCGTCTATACCGGCCCGCTGGAAGGCTTCGACGGGCCGCGGCGCGCGGATGTGACAGCCTGGCGCCTCGTGCCCGGTATCGCTTGGCTGGCGAGCCGCGACTTGCGGCAGATCGGGCGCTACCCGGCGGCACTGCTGGCGCTCGACCCGTACCGCAAGGCGCTGCATATCAAGCTGGGGGCCTATCTCGGCTACCAAACCGCCGTGCGAGCCAGCAGCGGCACGCTCGCACAGCCGCTCTCCGTGGGCGCCATCCTGCACGGCATCCATGAGCTCATCCCGGAAGACCATCGCGCCCTGCACAAGTTGCGGGAGCGGTTTGAGAAGGCCCTCGATGAGCTTGCAGCACAGGGCATCCTCACGTCGTGGCAATGGGAACGCAAGCCAGGGCGCGGCCGCGACGGGTTCACATACGCCACGATCGCCTTCGTCTACCACGATGCCAGCGTGCGAGCGCACGCGGAGCACCATAAGGCCGCGCGGCGTGCGCTGGGCTCGCACGCGGTGCAACGGCTGCTGCCGGAAGGCCACTCGGAAACTAGCCTATCCGGTGACGGAAACTAGCCTATGAGGTGACATTTTAGGTTCAAAACCGGCCTCTAAAGGTCCTAAAGGACCTAGCGCCCAGCGCCGCGCTTTTTGGGCGCGGCTGGGCGGGTACCGTGAACGAAAAGCCGCCACGGAGTACCCGCCCATGTTCGAGCGTCTCTCTCCTGAGTCCGCCTCCGCGAATCCCGCGCCCGGCGGCGCCTACTCGCTCGCCTCCCTCGCCGACCTGGCCCGCGCCGTGCAGGCGCTCTGCCGCGCGGCCGCCCGCGAGATCGCGCCGTATGCCGTGCCGTCCGACCCGGCCGACCATGCGGGGATCGCGGCCTGCCACGCGGCGGACAGCGCCGAGCGCGCCGCCCAGCTCGCTGCGGTGCTCGCCGGCCAGCTCACGGCGCTGAGTGACCCGCCGGCATGGGCGCCGCCTGACGGCTGGCTGCCGTTTGCGCCGAACGCCGGCGCCGCCGTGCTGTGTACCTGCGACGGGGGCGCGTCGCTCGCCCGCGACGGCGGCGATTGCCCGTTCTGCAGGCTGCCGCTCACCCCGAACCCGGTGGGGGTGCGCTAACGATGTTCACTCGCACCGCTGCTGAGTCCGACCCCACAAACGCCCCGCACCTGGCCCGCCTCGGCGACCTGCTTTCCGAGTGGGAAGCCGATGCGCTGGCGGCGCATCAGGCGCGCGTCACGCAAACCCCGCGTGGCGCCGTGACCGGCCTTCCCGCCCTTGACCGCGAGCTGGGCGGCGCCCTCAGCAGCGGTCTGCACATCCTCCACGCCGGGCCGGGCGCGGGCAAAACCGCGCTGGCGTTGCAGGCCGCGGCGAGCTGCGGCTGCCCGGCGCTCTACGTCTCGGCGGAGATGGCGCGCCTCGAACTGTTCCGCCGGCATACGGCGCGTGTGACCGAAACGTATCTGGGCCGGCTCCGCTCCGGCGAGCTGCTGCCGGCCGACTCGCTGGCGCTGGCCTGCCGGGCGGCCGCCGCGGCGCCGCAGCTCGCGATCGCCGACGCCACCACGGCCCCGGCGGCGCCGGCGTGGATTCGCGCCGCGGCCGAGGTGACGCGCGGCGATAGCCCGTACCTGCTGCTGGTGATCGATTCGCTGCACTCGTGGGCCGACGCGATCGCCGAGGGCGCGCCGGAGTACGAGGCGCTGAATGTGGCCCTCAGCGCGCTGCGCGGCCTCGCGCAAACCCTCAGCTGCGCCGTGCTGGCGATCGCCGAGCGTAACCGCGCGAGCATGACCAGCGGCGGCCTCTCCGCCGGCGCCGGCAGCCGCAAGCTGGAGTACGGCGGCGAAACGGTGCTCGGCCTCTCCCGCGAGAAGGACACGCCGCCCGACGCCGCCGGCGAAGTGGAAGTCACCCTGACCATCGAGAAGAACCGCAACGGCTCCCCCGGCCGCAAGCTACCGCTGCGCTTTCACGGCGCCCTGCAACGGTTCCGGGAGCCGTAGCCGGTGGCCGCGGCGGCCGAGCCGCTGACGCTCGCCGACCTCGAAGCGGCCGACCCGCACGCCCCTGCCGGCACGCGGGAACGGCGCTTCTGTTGCCCGCTTCCAGCCTGTGCCGGGAAGCCGCAGGACGCCGCACACCGCACGCTCTCCGTGAACGTGCGGACGGGCGCCTGGCACTGTTTCCGCTGCGACGCACGCGGCGTGCTGCGCGAGCACTGGCGCCCACCCCCGGAGCGCCGGCGTACTCAGCTCCGGCGCGCCTTCGCTCTCGACTCGGTGCCGGCCGCTTCGCTGCCCGCTGCACGCGCTGTAGTGACCGAGAACCGGCCTACGGCGGGCGAGACGGCTCAGAAGACGCCCTTCGACTGGCGCGCCGCCTACGACCACGCTGAGCCGCTGCCCGCGTCCGTTGGCGCACGCTATCTGGCCAGCCGCGGCGTGCCGGTGCAGCTCGCAGAACAGGCCGGCGTACGACACGCGCCGCGCTGGTACGGCCGGCCGGCAGTGCTCTTCCCGGTGTGCGACGCGGCGGGTCAGCTCGTCGCCGTCAGCGGCCGGCACCTGGACGGCGGCACGCCCGCCGCGCACACCGGCGGCGCGAAGTCGCAGGGGCTCTTCGCCACGCCGGGCGCGCTTAGCGCCGCGCGCGTCGTGATCACCGAGGCGCCGATCGACGCGCTCAGCCTGGCGGCCGCCGGGGTGCCAGCCGTCGGTCTGTGCGGCACGAGCGGGCCAGACTGGCTGCCGCAGTCGTGCGCCTTCCGTGCCGTTGCGGTGGCGCTCGATGCCGACGCTGCCGGCGATGCGGCCGCGGCGAGGCTGACGCCGGCGCTCGTGGCACTCGGCGCGACCGTCGAGCGCTGGCGCCCATCCGCCGGCAAGGACTGGAACGAGCTGGTTGCGCGGCACGGGCTCGCCGCACTCGCCGCGGCGCTCAGGCCGCCGGCCGACTGTGCTGACTGCGGCGGGCCAACCGCCGGGCCGCAGTGGGGCCGCTGCGGCGCATGTCTCGACCGGGTAGCGCGTGGCGGGGCGGCATGACGGCCGCTGCCCGGCAGGCGCCTCGAAGCGCTGGTAACGGCGCACGGCAACTGCGACAATTGCTCAGAGTGGTGATCAGGACTGATGCGACACGGCCGCGGCCGTGTCGCATCTGCCGCTACCCAAAAGCCGTTTTCAGGCCGTCTAAACGGAGCGCAGCAACGATGAAGAGCACCAGCGGGCGCAACGGAACGGGCCAGTTCACCCCCGGCAATCCCGGCGGACCCGGCCGGCCGCGGCGCGAGACGGAACGCGCCTACCTGAGCATCATCAGCGAGGCATGCCCGCCGGAGACGTGGCGGCAGATTGTCGAGCGGGCGGTTGACCGGGCGAAGTACGGGGACGCCAAAGCGCGCGAGTGGCTGGCGTCGTATCTGGTCGGCAAGCCGGCGCGCAACGCGACCACGCTGCACGCGCTCGCGGTTGAAGCAGAGGCCGGTTCGGACCCGGTAGCCCTTGAGGCGAAAGCGCGCCGCGGACAGGACCAGATGAGCGACCTGCTTGCGGGAGTCAGCGGCCTGGGGTGACTACGCGGGTAGTGGTTGCCGCCGCTGCCGGGCCAGCTCAACGAGCTGCGCGCCGCCGGTGATGCCCTTGCTCGTGCCGTCGTCATGTACAGCGATGAGCGTGAACAGCGCGGCCGACTCGTCGCCGTTCGCGTCCACGGCTTCGAGGACAGCCGCCAGCGCCTCGGCTTCGGAGTCGAACTCGCCGATCACGTTGCGACTCTCGGTGTCCCACAGTTCGTAGATCATGACTGGTCGAGACACGGAAACGCCCGGCTCGTACATAGGCCGGGCGCTCTCTGCTCTGTTCCGCGCGCCGCTACGCCGGGACCGCTCGGGCGCGGTCGATAAGTTCATCGCCGCGAATCGGTGGGCGGGACCGGTCTGCGGGACCGATCGCCCAATGAGCAACGGCGCGCTCACCGTACTTGTCGATCGTGGCGTGCACGAACTCCAGCGCCTCACGCTCCGTGGCGCACTCGTCCACCACGTTGGCGTCTTCCAAGTCCATCACGATGTAGGCCACAACTGGCCTCCACTCACCGCCCTTACGCGGTGGCCTCCTCTGCCGGATGCACCGATTCTACACAGGCGAGTAAGACATCCGCAGTGGCCCAGAGTGTGAAATGGGCCGGATCGTTCGACGTTTGCTTGTAAGTAATCGACGGATTCTGCGCGACCCGTAGGACGGCGATGTACTCGCCGTGGCGAAACTGCCAGTAGGCGGCGCGGTCGCGCGCGTGTTCCAGCGAGTCATAGACGCTCACGCCGGTGTGCAAGCCTTCTGCCTGCGCCTTGCGCCCGGCAGGTTTCCCCTGTTCGGCATGGGAGAGAAAGTCGCGTTCAGTGGGCGGGTCGCTCTGGACAATGCGATAGAACGTGCGGGGTTCGGGTGCTTCCACGAGCTGGGCTCCACAGGCTGATCTCGGCGGGTGTTTGCCTGCCCTGCTTGTTATCGTCAGTCCGTGCGCCGGCGCCGTCGCGGTTCTCTGCCTCAGCGTCGCCAGAATCGCCACCACACCCGGCGCGCCGTCGGTTGTTGCCCCGACTGCGGCCGCGCAGGCCGATTCTCGTGGCTCTCAGCGTGCGTGGCGGCGTGCTGTGCGGTCGCAGGCAGCGTGTTGTACGTCGTCTCGACCGGCGGCGCGATCCGCCCCTGCGTTGCCAGCAGGCCGAGCACCTGGCCTTCGGCGGCCTTCAGGCGCTCAAGCAACTGTGCGCTGTTCTCCTGCTCGCGCCTGAGCGCGGCCTGACTCTCGGCGAGTGCGGCCAGCAGCCCGGCGATGGTGTCCGCCTCAGCCTGCGTATGCAGGGGTGTATGCGTTGCATCAGCGTGCGTACGCGGCACGTCTACCAGCACGCGGCCGCGTTCATCCTTACGCGCCGCCAGCTCGCCGCGGCGGATGCGACGCCTGATCGTCTCGTGATGCACGCCCAGAGCGGCCGCCGCTTCGGGCACGGTCAGCTCAGCCATCGGCGCGTCCTGCATACGCACCTGCATATGCATCGCATACGCCCGCATATGCTAGGATTGAATGCAGCATAAGCAACGCTATGCCGCATTCACAAGCCGCAGGTGCTCCCGCGATGGCAGACGCTCCCTCGCCCCGTCCTCCGCGTCCGAGAAGCGAGGCGGACTTTGCCGCCCAGCGCGCGGCCTGGCGGCGGCTGTGGGACCACCTGTTAGCGCCGCCAACGCCTGAAGAACTTGAACGCTGGAAGCGGGAGACTCCCGACCCAGCGCCCGTTATCACCGAGGATGAGCAGCATGACCGCCACCCTGACCCCGATACCGCCCACACCTGAGCGCGCGCTCGTTGCAGCCGATAGCGCCGAAGACCGCCTGATCGCGCAGTGGCTCCACGGCCGCAGCCTGCACACGCAGGCGGCGTACCGCACGGCTTGGCGCGCCTTTCGCGCCTGCTGCACCGCGCCGCTCGATCACGTGACGCTCGCCGACCTGCAAG comes from the Dehalococcoidia bacterium genome and includes:
- a CDS encoding DnaB-like helicase C-terminal domain-containing protein; the encoded protein is MFTRTAAESDPTNAPHLARLGDLLSEWEADALAAHQARVTQTPRGAVTGLPALDRELGGALSSGLHILHAGPGAGKTALALQAAASCGCPALYVSAEMARLELFRRHTARVTETYLGRLRSGELLPADSLALACRAAAAAPQLAIADATTAPAAPAWIRAAAEVTRGDSPYLLLVIDSLHSWADAIAEGAPEYEALNVALSALRGLAQTLSCAVLAIAERNRASMTSGGLSAGAGSRKLEYGGETVLGLSREKDTPPDAAGEVEVTLTIEKNRNGSPGRKLPLRFHGALQRFREP
- a CDS encoding helix-turn-helix domain-containing protein, whose protein sequence is MAELTVPEAAAALGVHHETIRRRIRRGELAARKDERGRVLVDVPRTHADATHTPLHTQAEADTIAGLLAALAESQAALRREQENSAQLLERLKAAEGQVLGLLATQGRIAPPVETTYNTLPATAQHAATHAESHENRPARPQSGQQPTARRVWWRFWRR
- a CDS encoding toprim domain-containing protein, whose protein sequence is MAAAAEPLTLADLEAADPHAPAGTRERRFCCPLPACAGKPQDAAHRTLSVNVRTGAWHCFRCDARGVLREHWRPPPERRRTQLRRAFALDSVPAASLPAARAVVTENRPTAGETAQKTPFDWRAAYDHAEPLPASVGARYLASRGVPVQLAEQAGVRHAPRWYGRPAVLFPVCDAAGQLVAVSGRHLDGGTPAAHTGGAKSQGLFATPGALSAARVVITEAPIDALSLAAAGVPAVGLCGTSGPDWLPQSCAFRAVAVALDADAAGDAAAARLTPALVALGATVERWRPSAGKDWNELVARHGLAALAAALRPPADCADCGGPTAGPQWGRCGACLDRVARGGAA